GCTATCGCTGCCGCTCACCATCAGGACCTTATTGCCCTTCAGGCGTTGATAACGGGCGAAAATATCCGCCGGGAGATAAGCGCCCGCCAGATGGCCGACGTGCAGGTCGCCATTTGCGTAAGGCCAGGCTACAGAAATATGAATGTTTTTGGTCATGATGATGCGTGTTCCTTTGATGTCGTGATTATCGTCAATGGATGGTCAACGAGTTGTGACTCAGGCGCTTATGTTGTCATCGATGTCGTCATAAGAGCATGTATCAAAGCATGGTGCTATAAAACTTGCGTGCGTCATAAGGGCATGATAGCAGCGTCAACGCCGATTCGGGACGATGAATCCTGCTATCCATGCCTGTGGCAGCACACGTCAGTAAGCGTGCGTCACATTCGAGGCATGGCCCCGACGCTCGTATGCTGCCGCTGAAGCGGCAAGATGACACTCTTTAAAAAGCAATATAAAAGGCAATACATCATTGCTCCAATAGATGCACAGGCTCAATCTTCTACACAGGCAGTATCGGCGCAAATAAAAAACCGCCTGCCACTGACAGACGGTTTCGATTGTAACCAAGTTTGGCCTAGGCACACAAAAGCAGCCGTCTGTCTCCATTATGGGGCATCGGCATGGACATGAGTGCAAAAACAGTGTGCGCGGTCATGAAGATAAGTATAGTCACTATAAGCAACGCAAGTCAAGCGGCAGGGAAAAGATCATCACAGAGAGACACAGGCCCAGGGCACAAAGGGCTTACATTGTCGCTTTGTGGTCCACTATATCCCTGATTCCAGGGCCTTTACAAGTAAAAATCGCGCAGGGCGTCGCGCACATCGTCGATGAGCATGGTCCAATCCATATCCGGCTGGCGCGTAATAATGAGGTGATCTGGCTGAATCGTCAGCGCAGCGATGCCTTCAATATCAATGCAAAGGAGCTGCGCAATCGGGGAACCCAAGGCTCCCTCTTCCGCAGTGGGGTAGATTTCCGGCTCTTCCGTCAGCGTCTGGTTGATATACAGCAGGCGCACATCC
The Phototrophicus methaneseepsis DNA segment above includes these coding regions:
- a CDS encoding NifU N-terminal domain-containing protein, whose protein sequence is MPEYVTFEMETTDDPDVRLLYINQTLTEEPEIYPTAEEGALGSPIAQLLCIDIEGIAALTIQPDHLIITRQPDMDWTMLIDDVRDALRDFYL